In Silurus meridionalis isolate SWU-2019-XX chromosome 29, ASM1480568v1, whole genome shotgun sequence, one DNA window encodes the following:
- the LOC124382029 gene encoding cell division control protein 42 homolog, which produces MQTIKCVVVGDGAVGKTCLLISYTTNKFPSEYVPTVFDNYAVTVMIGGEPYTLGLFDTAGQEDYDRLRPLSYPQTDVFLVCFSVVSPSSFENVREKWVPEISHHCPRTPFLLVGTQVDLRDDSNTVEKLAKNKQRPLSPESGDKLARDLRAVKYVECSALTQRGLKNVFDEAILAALEPPETKPKKRCILL; this is translated from the exons ATGCAGACCATAAAATGTGTGGTGGTGGGAGACGGTGCAGTGGGAAAGACCTGCTTATTGATCTCCTACACAACCAACAAGTTCCCTTCAGAATACGTGCCTACG GTATTTGATAACTATGCAGTCACTGTGATGATTGGAGGAGAGCCATACACACTTGGCCTTTTTGACACAGCAG GCCAAGAGGACTATGACAGACTACGGCCCCTGAGCTACCCTCAGACAGACGTTTTTCTCGTGTGCTTCTCTGTTGTCTCGCCCTCCTCTTTTGAGAACGTCAGAGAAAAG TGGGTACCAGAGATCTCCCATCACTGTCCCCGAACCCCATTCCTGCTGGTTGGTACGCAGGTCGACTTGAGAGATGACAGTAACACGGTGGAGAAACTCGCCAAGAACAAACAGCGCCCACTGTCGCCCGAGAGCGGAGACAAACTGGCCAGAGACCTCAGAGCAGTGAAATATGTGGAGTGCTCTGCCCTCACACAG AGAGGACTGAAGAATGTCTTTGATGAAGCCATCTTGGCTGCGCTGGAGCCTCCTGAGACCAAACCCAAGAAACGCTGCATTCtcttataa